The following are encoded together in the Kribbella voronezhensis genome:
- a CDS encoding sugar phosphate isomerase/epimerase family protein has product MAVRTGLVSVTFRQLAVEEVVEVADQAGLAAIEWGGDVHVPLGDLPAARKARALCEDRGLAIAAYGSYLRAGSVDREEIRTAVTTAVELGAPRIRVWAGTVGTAEAGVGDRMAVTRGLAELADVAAGSGIEIAMEFHRNTLTDEVDSTITLLLDVGAPNLTTYWQPPVDLDDAECLQQLEALMPWLSTVHVFSWWPSNNRLPLAARESLWRPVLDRLAAEPREINALLEFVADDSVSQLTTDAADLHSWV; this is encoded by the coding sequence GTGGCTGTGAGGACCGGTTTGGTCTCGGTGACGTTCCGGCAGTTGGCGGTCGAGGAGGTCGTCGAGGTGGCCGACCAGGCGGGGCTGGCGGCGATCGAGTGGGGTGGCGACGTGCACGTCCCGCTCGGCGATCTGCCGGCCGCCCGGAAGGCGCGGGCGCTCTGCGAGGACCGTGGCCTGGCGATCGCGGCGTACGGGTCGTACCTACGGGCCGGCAGCGTCGACCGCGAAGAGATCCGTACTGCGGTCACTACCGCCGTCGAGCTGGGAGCACCGCGGATCCGCGTCTGGGCAGGCACGGTCGGTACGGCGGAAGCCGGCGTGGGCGACCGGATGGCGGTGACCCGCGGGCTGGCGGAGCTCGCCGACGTGGCCGCCGGGTCCGGGATCGAGATCGCAATGGAGTTCCACCGCAACACGCTCACCGACGAGGTGGACTCGACCATCACGTTGCTGCTGGATGTCGGCGCGCCCAACCTCACGACGTACTGGCAACCGCCGGTGGATCTCGACGACGCGGAGTGCCTGCAGCAACTCGAGGCGCTGATGCCCTGGCTGAGCACGGTGCACGTCTTCTCCTGGTGGCCGTCGAACAACCGGCTCCCGCTGGCGGCCCGCGAATCGCTGTGGCGTCCCGTCCTCGACCGGCTCGCCGCCGAGCCGCGCGAGATCAACGCGCTGCTCGAGTTCGTCGCCGACGACTCGGTCAGCCAGCTCACCACCGACGCCGCGGACCTGCACTCCTGGGTCTGA
- a CDS encoding TRM11 family SAM-dependent methyltransferase: MAQYALLILPSTNRVYAESSTELTMAELALFGRTALETPVHDIARTTIGGVPYVTFEADDLAEADAAKLANLSSIYALFRFDGKLLEPVHLQSLDRLDSDLITIPKYQGKTNELFTKLLLNVTLLSSDFAGDLLERKFSVIDPLCGRGTTMNQALMYGFDAAGVDVDRKDFEAYGTFVQTWLKRKRLKHEAEVIRVRRDGRVAAHRLQVSFGLTKEDWKAGDKLNLSYVNADTTKALDFYKPGSFDLVVTDAPYGVQHGSRTAESGLHRSPIDLLKAAAPVWARLLRRGGALGIAWNTNVAKRDAAIEILAAAGLEPLDDPPYQDFVHRVDQAIVRDILVARRPS; the protein is encoded by the coding sequence ATGGCTCAGTACGCGTTACTCATCCTTCCGTCGACCAATCGGGTGTACGCCGAATCGTCCACCGAGCTGACGATGGCCGAGCTGGCCCTGTTCGGCCGGACCGCGCTCGAGACGCCGGTCCACGACATCGCCCGTACGACGATCGGCGGCGTCCCGTATGTCACCTTCGAGGCCGACGACCTCGCCGAGGCCGACGCGGCCAAGCTGGCCAACCTGTCGTCGATCTACGCGCTGTTCCGCTTCGACGGGAAGCTGCTGGAGCCCGTCCACCTGCAGTCCCTGGACCGGCTCGACAGCGACCTGATCACCATTCCGAAGTACCAGGGCAAGACCAATGAGCTGTTCACCAAGCTGCTCCTCAACGTCACGCTGCTGTCGTCGGACTTCGCCGGTGACCTGCTGGAGCGCAAGTTCTCGGTGATCGACCCGCTGTGCGGCCGCGGTACGACGATGAACCAGGCGCTGATGTACGGGTTCGACGCGGCCGGGGTCGACGTCGATCGCAAGGATTTCGAGGCGTACGGGACCTTCGTGCAGACCTGGCTCAAGCGCAAGCGGCTCAAGCACGAGGCCGAGGTGATCCGGGTCCGGCGCGACGGCCGGGTCGCGGCGCATCGGTTGCAGGTGTCGTTCGGGCTCACCAAGGAGGACTGGAAGGCGGGCGACAAGCTGAATCTCAGCTACGTCAACGCCGACACCACCAAGGCCCTGGACTTCTACAAGCCCGGCAGCTTCGACCTGGTGGTGACCGACGCGCCGTACGGCGTGCAGCACGGCAGCCGTACTGCGGAGAGCGGGTTGCACCGCAGCCCGATCGACCTGCTGAAAGCGGCTGCTCCGGTCTGGGCGAGGCTGTTGCGACGAGGCGGCGCACTCGGCATCGCCTGGAACACCAACGTCGCCAAGCGCGACGCGGCGATCGAGATCCTGGCCGCCGCCGGACTCGAGCCGCTCGACGACCCGCCGTACCAGGACTTCGTCCACCGCGTCGACCAGGCCATCGTCCGCGACATCCTGGTCGCCCGCCGCCCTTCGTAG
- a CDS encoding polyprenyl synthetase family protein: MGFEFVDAALESRVRAGLEAVERALRDSSQSEAAFVTEAAQHVMAAGGKRFRPLLVLLAAEFGPSPSATEVVDSAVVVELTHVATLYHDDVMDEAALRRGASTANARWDNSVAILTGDWLFARASDLVASLGPEAVRIQARTFGRLVEGQIRETLGVTEGQDPLAHYLSVVADKTGSLIATSALFGARFAGASEEIQETLRAFGEEIGAAFQLADDILDVTSESGQSGKTPGTDLREGVPTLPVLIFRAQADSTDPVDARLLELLDSDLTDDARLAETLAVLREHPSLRQAEDDVRRRADEARKLLEDLPVGSARTALESLCDLVVTRSV; the protein is encoded by the coding sequence CTGGGGTTCGAGTTCGTCGACGCGGCGCTCGAATCCCGGGTTCGTGCTGGGCTGGAGGCCGTCGAGCGCGCGCTCCGCGACTCCTCCCAGTCCGAGGCTGCCTTCGTGACCGAGGCCGCCCAGCACGTGATGGCCGCCGGCGGCAAGCGGTTCCGCCCGCTGCTGGTGCTGCTCGCCGCCGAGTTCGGTCCGTCGCCTTCGGCTACCGAGGTGGTGGACTCGGCCGTCGTGGTGGAGCTCACGCACGTGGCGACGCTGTACCACGACGACGTGATGGACGAGGCCGCGCTGCGCCGCGGCGCGTCCACCGCGAACGCGCGCTGGGACAACTCGGTCGCGATCCTCACGGGGGACTGGCTGTTTGCCCGGGCCTCCGATCTGGTCGCCTCGCTCGGGCCGGAAGCGGTCCGCATCCAGGCGCGAACCTTCGGCCGGCTGGTCGAGGGGCAGATCCGCGAGACGCTCGGCGTGACCGAGGGACAGGATCCCCTCGCGCACTACCTGTCGGTGGTCGCCGACAAGACCGGCTCGCTGATCGCTACGTCGGCGCTCTTCGGTGCTCGGTTCGCCGGCGCGTCCGAGGAGATCCAGGAGACCCTGCGAGCTTTCGGCGAGGAGATCGGCGCCGCTTTCCAGCTCGCCGACGACATCCTCGACGTCACCTCGGAGTCGGGCCAGTCCGGCAAGACTCCCGGCACCGACCTGCGCGAAGGCGTACCCACCCTGCCGGTCCTCATCTTCCGCGCCCAGGCCGACTCCACGGACCCGGTCGACGCCCGGCTGCTCGAATTGCTCGACTCCGACCTCACCGACGACGCCCGGCTCGCCGAAACCCTCGCCGTACTGCGCGAGCACCCGTCGCTGCGCCAAGCCGAAGACGACGTACGCCGCCGAGCCGACGAGGCCCGCAAGCTACTCGAAGACCTCCCCGTAGGCTCAGCCCGCACAGCCCTCGAGTCCCTCTGCGACTTGGTCGTCACCCGCTCGGTCTAA
- a CDS encoding RrF2 family transcriptional regulator, producing MKMNEGVEWALHSCVNLCFIPGEAVTAKRLAAFYDLPAAYLNKQLQALAKAGILSSTSGPKGGFQLARRPDKITLLDVVIAIDGADDAFRCTEILHAGPGADPKADYRKTCLVSQAMRKAELTYRRELASQTIADIVAQVESTYPDSADNTRHWFANLKS from the coding sequence ATGAAGATGAACGAGGGCGTGGAGTGGGCGTTGCACAGTTGCGTGAATCTGTGCTTCATCCCGGGCGAGGCTGTCACCGCGAAGCGGCTCGCTGCGTTCTACGACTTGCCGGCCGCCTACCTCAACAAGCAGCTTCAGGCCCTCGCGAAAGCCGGCATCCTCAGCTCCACCTCGGGGCCCAAGGGCGGCTTCCAGCTGGCTCGGCGGCCGGACAAGATCACCTTGCTCGACGTCGTGATCGCGATCGACGGCGCCGACGACGCCTTCAGATGCACCGAGATTCTGCACGCCGGCCCGGGCGCCGACCCGAAGGCCGACTACCGCAAGACCTGCCTGGTCTCCCAGGCCATGCGCAAGGCCGAGCTCACCTACCGGCGCGAACTGGCGAGCCAGACCATCGCCGACATCGTCGCCCAGGTCGAGTCCACCTACCCCGACAGCGCCGACAACACCCGGCACTGGTTCGCCAACCTCAAGTCCTGA
- a CDS encoding AAA family ATPase, protein MTVLLMPPSARQNLGTTELRYPENSIVVVAGIPGAGKSTLLRRLFRDPGTVRVLDSERLRDRWMPVLRPIPYAVWRPLVHLTYYLLVLRAIRTQGPLVIHDCATRPWARHLIGRAAQRSNRPLHLILLDVPPAVARLGQHARARVVHPASMTTHTRRWPTLRDLAAADPSQAVPGATTATILNRTEANHLAAITFGPHPN, encoded by the coding sequence GTGACTGTTCTGCTCATGCCACCGAGTGCCCGCCAAAACCTGGGCACGACCGAACTGCGCTACCCCGAAAACTCGATCGTCGTCGTGGCCGGTATCCCCGGTGCCGGCAAAAGCACCTTGCTCAGAAGGCTTTTCCGCGATCCCGGCACCGTTCGTGTCCTCGACTCCGAACGCCTCCGGGATCGCTGGATGCCAGTACTCCGCCCGATCCCGTACGCCGTCTGGCGCCCGCTCGTGCACCTGACCTACTACCTGCTCGTACTACGAGCCATCCGCACCCAAGGCCCGCTCGTCATCCACGACTGCGCAACCCGCCCGTGGGCAAGACACCTGATCGGCCGAGCCGCCCAACGCTCAAATCGGCCGCTCCACCTCATCCTGCTCGACGTACCACCAGCCGTAGCTCGCCTCGGCCAACACGCCCGCGCCCGAGTCGTACACCCAGCCAGCATGACCACCCACACCCGCCGCTGGCCCACACTACGAGACCTGGCCGCAGCCGATCCCAGCCAAGCAGTGCCCGGAGCGACCACGGCAACAATCCTCAACCGCACCGAAGCAAACCACCTAGCTGCCATCACCTTCGGACCTCATCCGAACTGA
- a CDS encoding D-Ala-D-Ala carboxypeptidase family metallohydrolase, which translates to MQLSSRRLPRIVAVLALFAAMLATSITTSIVTATKAHADGCYTWSRTLSEGASGEDVRQLQIRVAGYPAYGGHIATDGAFGPATKAAVQRFQSAYGLGADGVAGPATFSKIYALQDDDCTPIHFTYAELDDGCGGSGYDGGPLSEAATKANALQTMWQLEALRHALGDVAINISSGFRSIPCNNSVGGASNSQHLYGRSADLTGSPSLCTLAKQARYHGFGGIFGPGYPDHNDHTHVDIRTTNSWSAPNCGI; encoded by the coding sequence ATGCAGCTCAGCAGTAGGAGACTCCCCAGGATCGTCGCCGTCCTGGCTCTGTTCGCGGCGATGCTCGCGACCAGCATCACCACCTCGATCGTCACCGCGACCAAGGCCCACGCCGACGGTTGCTACACCTGGAGCCGCACGCTGAGCGAAGGTGCCAGCGGCGAAGACGTCCGGCAGTTGCAGATCCGGGTCGCCGGCTATCCGGCGTACGGCGGTCATATCGCCACCGACGGCGCCTTCGGGCCGGCCACCAAGGCGGCGGTGCAGCGGTTCCAGTCCGCGTACGGGCTGGGCGCGGACGGCGTCGCCGGTCCCGCGACGTTCAGCAAGATCTACGCGCTGCAGGACGACGACTGCACGCCGATCCACTTCACCTACGCCGAGCTCGACGACGGCTGCGGCGGCAGCGGGTACGACGGTGGGCCGCTGTCCGAGGCGGCCACCAAGGCGAACGCCCTGCAGACCATGTGGCAGTTGGAGGCTCTCCGGCACGCACTCGGTGATGTGGCGATCAACATCAGCAGTGGCTTCCGGAGCATCCCGTGCAACAACTCGGTCGGTGGCGCAAGCAACAGCCAGCACCTGTACGGCCGGTCCGCCGACCTGACCGGATCGCCGTCCCTGTGCACGTTGGCCAAACAAGCGCGTTACCACGGTTTCGGCGGGATCTTCGGCCCCGGCTACCCCGATCACAACGACCACACCCACGTGGACATCCGCACCACGAACTCCTGGTCCGCGCCCAACTGCGGCATCTGA
- a CDS encoding HAD family hydrolase produces MKAVLFDLDDTLFDHTTSATKAVHAWVSELDGTPSDELLAQWFEIEHRSFEAWLAGTFTHQGQRRARLREFLPLLGRPVPGTEDEQDAAFEGYLAWYRRNWAAFDDARPAMEVARSNGWRIGVLTNGSTPQQNAKLEQIGLADLVDVVCTSQSLGYSKPAVEAYRLTCEALGVEPAETLMIGDNFDLDVLGARAAGLTAEHLDRAAGITLTQLIRSAGTP; encoded by the coding sequence ATGAAGGCCGTCCTCTTCGACCTCGACGACACACTGTTCGACCACACCACGTCGGCCACCAAGGCCGTTCATGCCTGGGTGTCCGAGCTCGACGGCACGCCGTCGGACGAGTTGCTGGCGCAGTGGTTCGAGATCGAGCATCGCAGCTTCGAAGCGTGGCTGGCCGGTACGTTCACCCACCAAGGCCAGCGCAGAGCGAGACTGCGGGAGTTTCTGCCGCTGCTCGGGCGACCGGTTCCCGGCACCGAGGACGAGCAGGACGCGGCGTTCGAGGGCTACCTTGCCTGGTACCGCCGGAACTGGGCCGCCTTCGACGACGCGCGGCCGGCGATGGAAGTTGCCCGGAGCAACGGATGGCGGATCGGCGTACTCACCAACGGCAGCACGCCGCAGCAGAACGCCAAGCTCGAGCAGATCGGGCTGGCGGACCTGGTCGACGTGGTCTGCACCTCGCAGAGCCTCGGGTACAGCAAGCCCGCCGTCGAGGCGTACCGGTTGACCTGCGAGGCACTCGGGGTCGAGCCTGCCGAGACGTTGATGATCGGCGACAACTTCGACCTCGACGTCCTCGGCGCGCGGGCCGCGGGGCTGACCGCGGAGCATCTGGATCGCGCCGCCGGGATCACCCTCACCCAGCTGATCCGGAGCGCCGGCACCCCGTAG
- a CDS encoding alpha-hydroxy-acid oxidizing protein, whose amino-acid sequence MANYGDHQLSIYVQGMFQNTRPEITTDLSRLESQAAANLSAEAMGYIVPSAGSGSTARANLAAFDRWRLVPRMLRGSTERDLSCTILGTKMPAPVVIAPIGVQTLAHPDGELATARAASALGLTYTHSTQASHSFEQIEADSKWYQLYWPTDKDVCLSFLQRAKSNGYSVLLLTLDTGTIGWRPADLDRGFLPFLKGEGLANYFSDPAFQAKLAKPIAEDPTAAVMHWAQMFPNVGLGWDELSFLRDNWDGPIVLKGITSVDDAKLAAEHGVDGIVVSNHGGRQVDGAIAALDALPAIADSVGEQVTVLFDSGVRTGSDAAKALALGAKAILLGRPYLYGLALAGQAGVEHVLRCLLAELDLTLALSGYANHRELNRDSVRAA is encoded by the coding sequence ATGGCCAACTACGGCGATCACCAGTTGAGCATCTACGTGCAGGGGATGTTCCAGAACACCAGGCCGGAGATCACCACCGACCTGTCCCGGCTGGAGTCCCAGGCGGCGGCGAACCTGTCGGCCGAGGCGATGGGCTACATCGTCCCGAGCGCGGGCAGCGGTTCGACCGCCCGCGCCAACCTGGCCGCTTTCGACCGGTGGCGGCTGGTCCCGAGGATGCTGCGCGGCAGCACCGAGCGGGACCTGTCCTGCACGATCCTCGGCACGAAGATGCCCGCGCCGGTGGTGATCGCGCCGATCGGCGTCCAGACGCTGGCCCATCCCGACGGTGAGCTGGCGACGGCAAGAGCCGCCAGTGCACTCGGCTTGACCTACACACACTCGACGCAGGCCAGCCACTCGTTCGAGCAGATCGAGGCGGACAGCAAGTGGTACCAGCTGTACTGGCCGACCGACAAGGACGTCTGCCTCAGCTTCCTGCAGCGGGCGAAGAGCAACGGGTACTCCGTCCTGCTGCTCACCCTCGACACCGGCACGATCGGCTGGCGGCCCGCCGACCTGGATCGCGGCTTCCTGCCGTTCCTCAAGGGCGAGGGACTGGCGAACTACTTCAGCGACCCCGCGTTCCAGGCGAAGCTGGCCAAGCCGATCGCGGAAGACCCGACCGCGGCAGTCATGCACTGGGCACAGATGTTCCCCAACGTCGGGCTGGGCTGGGACGAGTTGTCGTTCCTCCGCGACAACTGGGACGGCCCGATCGTGCTCAAGGGCATCACGTCCGTCGACGACGCCAAGCTCGCGGCCGAGCACGGCGTCGACGGCATCGTGGTGTCGAACCACGGCGGCCGCCAGGTCGACGGTGCGATCGCGGCCCTCGACGCGCTGCCCGCGATCGCGGACTCGGTCGGCGAGCAGGTCACCGTGCTCTTCGACTCGGGGGTGCGGACCGGCTCCGACGCTGCCAAGGCGCTCGCCCTGGGAGCGAAGGCGATCCTGCTCGGCCGTCCGTACCTGTACGGCCTGGCACTCGCGGGACAGGCAGGAGTCGAGCACGTACTGCGTTGTCTGCTGGCCGAGCTCGATCTCACGCTCGCCCTGTCGGGTTACGCCAACCACCGCGAGCTGAACCGCGACTCGGTGCGAGCCGCATGA
- a CDS encoding cupin domain-containing protein codes for MTVLVRSTDAEVLEASGVTLLADTPATGGHLTSHRSIFKPGKEGAPPHLHKEASELFFVLNGSLRVLTGEDLITLHHGDFLVVPPNTAHAFEAAGTTDAEVLFVLTHAKPRFDYYRLLEGVYRGETDPAELAATSDLYDNHYVNSPAWTSR; via the coding sequence ATGACCGTTCTCGTTCGCTCGACCGATGCCGAAGTACTCGAAGCCAGCGGTGTCACCCTGCTCGCCGACACCCCCGCGACGGGCGGCCACCTCACCAGCCACCGCTCGATCTTCAAGCCAGGCAAGGAAGGAGCTCCCCCGCACCTGCACAAGGAGGCCTCCGAACTGTTCTTCGTTCTCAACGGCAGTCTCCGCGTTCTCACCGGCGAGGACCTGATCACGCTGCACCACGGCGACTTCCTCGTAGTACCGCCGAACACCGCACACGCCTTCGAAGCAGCCGGTACTACGGACGCCGAGGTGCTCTTCGTTCTCACGCACGCCAAGCCGCGCTTCGACTACTACCGCCTGCTCGAAGGCGTGTACCGCGGCGAGACCGACCCGGCCGAACTGGCGGCGACCAGTGATCTCTACGACAACCACTACGTCAACAGCCCTGCCTGGACCAGCCGCTAG
- a CDS encoding MFS transporter, whose translation MTSSVTPDSRLASRHVGPALLALAIGGFAIGTTEFVTMGLLPQIADGVHISIPTAGHVVSAYAIGVVVGAPLIAALGARTGRKRLLLGLMAIFVLGNVLSAVAGSYQLLMAARFLTGLPHGAFFGIGAVVGASMVPANRRAWAVSMIMVGLPVANIIGVPLTTLLGQRVGWQIPFLAVGVLGLLTLVAVWFWVTPQPVGNDVNVRSELSALAKPQVWMALLVGMVGFGGMFATYSFITPTMTELAGFSEAAVTIVLAVYGVGMTGGTLVGGRLADRALMPSLYGGLVAVTVVLGTFGWLAQSKVGALVGVFAMGFSASILIPALQTRLMDVAHEGQSLAASLNHSTLNVANALGAWLGSVVLAAGYGYEWPSRVGAALAVAGLVLALISGWMDRRKATTTAGSQAL comes from the coding sequence GTGACGAGTTCAGTGACTCCTGACAGCCGGCTGGCTTCGCGGCATGTCGGGCCGGCCCTGCTGGCCTTGGCGATCGGTGGTTTCGCGATCGGGACCACCGAGTTCGTCACGATGGGCCTGCTGCCGCAGATCGCCGACGGGGTGCACATCTCGATCCCGACCGCCGGGCACGTCGTCTCGGCGTACGCGATCGGCGTGGTCGTCGGCGCTCCACTGATCGCCGCCCTCGGCGCCCGGACCGGCCGCAAACGCCTGCTGCTCGGGCTGATGGCGATATTTGTCCTCGGCAACGTTCTCTCGGCGGTCGCGGGTAGTTACCAGCTTCTGATGGCAGCTCGGTTCCTGACCGGCCTGCCGCACGGCGCGTTCTTCGGGATCGGGGCCGTCGTCGGCGCGTCCATGGTGCCGGCGAACCGGCGGGCCTGGGCGGTCTCGATGATCATGGTCGGCCTGCCGGTGGCGAACATCATCGGCGTCCCGCTGACCACGCTGCTCGGTCAGCGGGTCGGCTGGCAGATCCCGTTCCTCGCGGTCGGCGTACTCGGTCTGCTCACGCTGGTCGCGGTCTGGTTCTGGGTCACGCCGCAACCGGTCGGCAACGACGTCAACGTCCGCAGCGAGTTGAGCGCGCTGGCCAAACCGCAGGTCTGGATGGCCCTGCTGGTCGGCATGGTCGGCTTCGGCGGCATGTTCGCGACGTACTCGTTCATCACGCCGACGATGACGGAGCTGGCCGGCTTCAGCGAGGCCGCGGTGACGATCGTGCTGGCCGTGTACGGCGTCGGCATGACCGGGGGCACCCTGGTCGGCGGCCGGCTCGCCGACCGCGCGCTGATGCCCAGCCTGTACGGCGGATTGGTCGCCGTCACCGTCGTTCTCGGTACCTTCGGCTGGCTCGCGCAGTCCAAGGTCGGCGCCCTGGTCGGGGTGTTCGCGATGGGGTTCAGCGCGAGCATCCTGATTCCGGCGCTGCAGACCCGGTTGATGGATGTCGCGCACGAGGGCCAGTCGCTGGCGGCCTCGCTGAACCACTCGACGCTGAACGTCGCGAACGCACTCGGCGCCTGGCTCGGCAGCGTCGTACTGGCCGCCGGCTACGGCTACGAATGGCCGAGCCGGGTCGGCGCCGCGCTGGCCGTGGCGGGTCTCGTCCTTGCCCTGATTTCAGGCTGGATGGACCGCCGGAAGGCCACCACGACCGCAGGATCTCAGGCCCTCTGA
- the rarD gene encoding EamA family transporter RarD produces the protein MPEQRKGLVYGVISYLLWGLFPLYWKLFDRSGAVEILAHRIVWAMLTIVALVIATRRFGRVRELLRNPRSRWALMGAAVLISVNWGAYIWGVNHGRVVETSLGYFITPLFTVLLGVVILHERLRVGQWIALGVAFIAVVGLTIENGRPPWVAIVLTFSFGFYGLTKKQADAGAIEGMAIESATVAPLAVITLVVLAIQGNSTVSHHGPGYLAIAVLSGPVTAIPLLLFGSAATRVSMTTLGLLNYIAPIMQFAVGVLIFHEAMSPMRWAGFALVWLALAIFTTTGLAARRRPAPEQVAATAV, from the coding sequence GTGCCAGAACAGCGGAAAGGCCTCGTGTACGGGGTCATCAGCTATCTGCTGTGGGGGCTTTTTCCGCTGTACTGGAAACTCTTCGACCGGTCGGGCGCGGTCGAGATCCTGGCCCACCGGATCGTCTGGGCGATGCTCACGATCGTCGCCCTGGTGATCGCGACCCGCCGCTTCGGGCGGGTCCGTGAGTTGCTCCGGAATCCGCGCAGCCGCTGGGCGTTGATGGGGGCCGCGGTACTGATCTCGGTCAACTGGGGCGCCTACATCTGGGGCGTCAACCACGGTCGCGTGGTCGAGACGTCACTCGGCTACTTCATCACGCCACTGTTCACTGTGCTGCTCGGCGTCGTCATCCTGCACGAACGCCTCCGAGTCGGGCAGTGGATCGCGCTCGGGGTCGCCTTCATCGCGGTGGTCGGGCTGACCATCGAGAACGGCCGGCCGCCGTGGGTGGCGATCGTGCTGACCTTCTCGTTCGGCTTCTACGGGCTGACCAAGAAGCAGGCCGACGCCGGCGCGATCGAGGGAATGGCGATCGAATCGGCCACCGTCGCCCCGCTCGCTGTGATCACCCTTGTCGTGCTGGCGATCCAGGGCAACAGCACGGTGAGCCATCACGGACCCGGCTACCTGGCGATCGCCGTACTGTCCGGCCCGGTGACCGCGATACCGCTCCTCCTCTTCGGCTCGGCAGCAACCCGGGTCTCGATGACCACCCTGGGCCTGCTCAACTACATCGCCCCGATCATGCAGTTCGCCGTCGGGGTCCTGATCTTCCACGAAGCCATGTCCCCCATGCGCTGGGCCGGCTTCGCCCTCGTCTGGCTGGCCCTCGCCATCTTCACCACCACCGGCCTGGCCGCCCGCCGCCGCCCAGCCCCAGAACAAGTAGCCGCCACCGCCGTCTGA
- a CDS encoding SigE family RNA polymerase sigma factor: MEIVVEEMSEGVEFEDFVVARYAALLRTAYLLTQDRALAEDLLQTTLAKCWPVWRRIDDPAPYVHRTLVNTYTSWWRRRWNGEYPTAELPHTSTTDHTGADDRTDLGEALRRLPRKMRAVIVLRFYEDLTEAEAARILGCSVGTVKSQTSRALAKLRIDPALLDATREQS, translated from the coding sequence GTGGAGATCGTGGTGGAAGAGATGAGCGAGGGCGTGGAGTTCGAGGACTTCGTCGTGGCTCGCTATGCCGCGTTGCTGCGGACGGCGTACTTGCTGACCCAGGACCGGGCACTCGCCGAGGACCTGTTGCAGACGACGCTGGCGAAATGCTGGCCCGTCTGGCGGCGGATCGACGACCCGGCGCCGTACGTGCACCGCACGCTGGTGAACACCTACACATCCTGGTGGCGCCGGCGCTGGAACGGCGAGTACCCCACCGCCGAGCTACCACACACCTCGACCACCGATCACACCGGCGCCGACGACCGCACCGACCTCGGTGAGGCACTGCGCCGGCTGCCGCGAAAGATGCGGGCCGTCATCGTGCTCCGGTTCTACGAGGACCTGACGGAAGCCGAAGCTGCCCGGATCCTCGGCTGTTCGGTCGGCACGGTGAAGAGCCAGACCAGTCGCGCGCTGGCCAAACTCCGGATCGACCCCGCCCTCCTCGACGCCACCAGGGAGCAGTCATGA